Proteins from a single region of Novosphingobium sp. CECT 9465:
- a CDS encoding VOC family protein: protein MFTHTFLGTNDVEKSRKFYSAVMETLGHTTAVPLPHGTAFPSEAGSLIVAKPTNGEAHTVSNGYTLGFKAADAAAVDAWHAAGLANGGTCEGAPGVRVNAPGQQYGAYLRDPDGNKICSFAPNPNA, encoded by the coding sequence ATGTTCACCCACACGTTCCTTGGCACCAACGATGTCGAAAAGTCGCGCAAGTTCTATTCGGCAGTCATGGAAACGCTGGGACACACAACGGCCGTGCCGCTGCCGCATGGCACGGCGTTTCCTTCGGAAGCCGGGTCGCTGATCGTAGCCAAACCAACCAATGGCGAAGCGCATACTGTTTCCAATGGATACACCCTGGGATTCAAGGCAGCGGATGCGGCTGCTGTCGATGCGTGGCATGCGGCAGGGCTGGCCAATGGCGGCACCTGTGAAGGAGCGCCAGGCGTGCGCGTAAACGCGCCGGGGCAGCAGTACGGCGCGTACCTGCGCGATCCCGATGGCAACAAGATATGTTCGTTCGCGCCGAATCCCAATGCCTGA
- a CDS encoding short-chain fatty acyl-CoA regulator family protein produces the protein MARRRLFAGEQLKALRITRKLRQGEMAALLGISASYLSQIENDERPLTPALVDRLQQGFPVEWQDFAADRVEPVLTALRDATADPLIGATLPGEQVERVAEQYPAFARAFAQLWDLHRRSVQRLEIIDEALGSDNISGGRLPWEEVRDWFHQANNYVDIIDRAAERLAIRLSGTGMSPTLAQMAGWLETHGIAVAYSSGGVMRQFDPLARRLTLDPNQPVESGRFQMAYQLAAEALSDEISAIVSNATLQSEAARQLLTVGLGNYAAGALIMPYEWFRTRARELRHDIDQLRQAFGASFEQTCHRLSTLQRPQARGIPMYFCKVDMAGNITKRHSATRLQFARFGGACPLWVVHEAVAIPDRIHVQAAEMPDGVRYVSIAKGLVKTSGSYYRPPRRYAVALGCEAALADEFIYADGLNLARPETITRIGISCRICPRNACDQRAFPPSDRAILVDPHARDLVPYGITEM, from the coding sequence ATGGCCAGACGCCGCCTCTTTGCAGGCGAACAGCTCAAAGCGTTGCGCATCACACGCAAATTGCGTCAGGGTGAAATGGCCGCGCTGCTTGGCATCAGCGCGTCATACCTTTCGCAGATCGAGAACGACGAACGCCCGCTGACCCCCGCGCTTGTCGACCGTTTGCAGCAAGGCTTTCCCGTGGAATGGCAGGACTTTGCTGCCGACCGTGTCGAACCGGTGCTGACCGCCCTGCGCGATGCCACCGCCGATCCGCTGATCGGTGCCACGCTGCCCGGTGAACAGGTCGAGCGCGTGGCCGAACAGTACCCTGCTTTCGCGCGCGCATTTGCGCAATTGTGGGATCTGCATCGCCGTTCGGTGCAAAGGCTTGAAATCATCGACGAGGCGCTCGGCTCCGACAACATTTCGGGCGGGCGCCTGCCATGGGAAGAAGTGCGCGACTGGTTTCACCAGGCCAACAACTATGTAGACATCATCGACCGGGCAGCCGAACGCCTGGCGATACGCCTGTCGGGCACGGGAATGTCGCCAACCCTTGCGCAGATGGCAGGCTGGCTCGAAACGCACGGCATTGCGGTTGCATATAGCAGCGGCGGGGTGATGCGCCAGTTCGATCCTCTTGCGCGCCGATTGACGCTCGATCCGAACCAACCAGTGGAATCTGGCCGCTTCCAGATGGCCTACCAATTGGCTGCCGAAGCCCTCAGCGATGAAATTTCGGCTATCGTCAGCAATGCGACGCTTCAATCGGAAGCCGCCCGCCAGCTGCTGACCGTCGGACTGGGCAACTACGCGGCCGGCGCGTTGATCATGCCCTATGAATGGTTTCGCACACGCGCGCGCGAATTGCGCCATGATATAGACCAGTTGCGTCAAGCCTTCGGTGCCAGTTTCGAACAGACCTGCCACCGCCTGTCGACGCTGCAACGCCCGCAGGCGCGTGGCATTCCGATGTATTTCTGCAAAGTGGACATGGCCGGCAATATTACTAAGCGCCATTCCGCCACGCGCCTGCAATTCGCCCGCTTTGGCGGAGCATGCCCGCTGTGGGTGGTTCACGAAGCCGTGGCGATCCCCGACCGCATCCATGTGCAGGCTGCGGAAATGCCCGACGGCGTACGCTACGTCTCGATTGCCAAGGGGCTGGTGAAGACATCGGGCAGCTATTACCGGCCGCCGCGCCGCTATGCCGTGGCGCTGGGATGCGAAGCTGCACTGGCAGACGAATTCATCTATGCTGACGGGCTGAATTTGGCCCGGCCGGAAACGATCACCCGCATCGGCATTTCATGCCGGATCTGTCCGCGCAACGCCTGCGACCAGCGCGCCTTCCCACCCAGTGATCGCGCTATTCTGGTCGATCCTCATGCCCGCGACCTTGTACCCTACGGCATTACCGAAATGTGA
- a CDS encoding acyl-CoA carboxylase subunit beta, translating into MSANIAEMEKRRQAARMGGGQKRIDAQHAKGKLTARERLKVLLDEGSFEEVDMYVEHNCVDFGMPETVIPGDGVVTGSGTINGRLVFVFSQDFTVFGGSLSERHAQKICKIMDMALKVGAPVIGLNDSGGARIQEGVASLGGYAEVFQRNVLASGVVPQLSLIMGPCAGGAVYSPAMTDFIFMVKDSSYMFVTGPDVVKTVTNEIVTQEELGGAVTHTTKTSVADLALENDIEALLAARDFFDYLPLSNRHDVPERPTSDPYDRIEHSLDSIVPASANQPYDMQEVIRKTVDEGDFFEVQPKHAGNIITGFGRIEGRTVGIVANQPMVLAGVLDINSSKKAARFVRFCDAFNIPILTFVDVPGFLPGTAQEHNGIIKHGAKLLFAYAEATVPKITVITRKAYGGAYDVMASKHLRGDLNYAWPTAEIAVMGAKGAVEIIFRGLSTEEIAVKTKEYEDRFANPFVAASKGFIDEVIHPHSTRRRVALGLRKLKNKSLENPWKKHDNIPL; encoded by the coding sequence ATGTCCGCCAATATTGCCGAGATGGAAAAGCGTCGTCAGGCGGCGCGTATGGGTGGCGGGCAAAAGCGCATCGACGCGCAGCATGCCAAGGGCAAGCTGACCGCGCGTGAACGTCTGAAAGTGTTGCTCGACGAAGGCAGCTTCGAAGAAGTCGACATGTACGTCGAACACAATTGCGTTGATTTCGGCATGCCCGAAACGGTCATACCCGGCGATGGTGTGGTCACCGGGTCAGGCACGATCAACGGTCGCCTCGTGTTCGTCTTCAGCCAGGACTTCACCGTGTTCGGCGGTTCGCTTTCCGAACGGCATGCCCAGAAGATCTGCAAGATCATGGATATGGCGCTTAAGGTCGGTGCACCTGTCATCGGCCTTAACGATTCAGGTGGCGCGCGCATTCAGGAAGGCGTGGCATCGCTGGGCGGTTATGCCGAAGTTTTCCAACGCAATGTGCTGGCATCGGGCGTAGTGCCGCAGCTTTCCCTGATCATGGGACCATGTGCGGGCGGCGCGGTGTACAGCCCCGCGATGACGGACTTCATCTTCATGGTGAAGGACAGCAGCTACATGTTCGTCACTGGTCCCGATGTGGTAAAGACAGTGACCAACGAGATCGTCACGCAGGAAGAACTGGGCGGCGCGGTGACGCACACGACCAAGACCTCGGTCGCCGACCTTGCGCTGGAAAACGACATCGAGGCGCTGCTGGCGGCGCGCGACTTCTTCGATTACCTGCCGCTGTCGAACCGTCACGACGTACCCGAACGGCCTACGTCCGACCCTTACGACCGGATTGAACACAGCCTCGACAGCATCGTTCCGGCCTCGGCCAATCAGCCGTACGACATGCAGGAAGTGATCCGCAAGACGGTGGATGAAGGCGACTTCTTCGAGGTTCAGCCAAAACATGCCGGCAACATCATTACCGGCTTCGGGCGCATCGAGGGGCGCACCGTGGGTATCGTTGCCAATCAGCCGATGGTGCTGGCGGGCGTACTCGACATCAATTCATCGAAGAAGGCTGCGCGTTTCGTGCGCTTCTGCGATGCCTTCAATATCCCGATCCTGACCTTCGTCGACGTGCCGGGCTTCCTTCCGGGCACGGCGCAGGAGCACAATGGCATCATCAAGCATGGCGCCAAGCTGTTGTTCGCCTATGCCGAGGCCACCGTGCCCAAGATCACCGTGATCACGCGCAAGGCCTATGGCGGCGCTTATGACGTGATGGCCTCCAAGCATCTGCGCGGCGATCTCAACTACGCATGGCCCACCGCCGAAATCGCGGTGATGGGTGCCAAGGGCGCGGTCGAGATCATCTTCCGTGGTCTTTCGACTGAAGAAATCGCGGTCAAGACCAAGGAATACGAAGATCGCTTCGCCAATCCGTTCGTCGCGGCAAGCAAGGGCTTCATCGATGAGGTGATCCACCCGCACTCCACCCGTCGCCGCGTGGCGCTGGGCCTGCGCAAGCTCAAGAACAAGAGCCTCGAAAACCCGTGGAAGAAGCACGACAACATTCCGCTCTGA
- the bktB gene encoding beta-ketothiolase BktB: MTDIYIVSGARTAIGSFGGGLSSLRPAELGTIVMKAAIERAGISADKVQNVVVGTVVSTQPKDAYVSRVAAVNAGVPISAPAMNVNRLCGSGLQAIVSAAQGIALGEHDIAIGAGAESMSNAPHMTSAGRNGVKMGNLVFEDAMLGALHDPFEGFHMGITAENVAERCSISREDQDALAVESQKRAAAAIANGYFKDQIVPVEIKTRKGTVVFDTDEHVRADANLEAMAALKPVFKKDGTVTAGNASGLNDGAGAVVLASGEAVAEHGLKPMAKILGWGHAGLEPELMGLGPVKAVPVALKRAGLTLDQIDVIEANEAFAAQACGVAKELGFDAVKTNPNGSGISLGHPIGGTGAILTIKMIYELQRTGGKYGLITMCIGGGQGIAMVVERV; encoded by the coding sequence ATGACTGACATTTACATCGTCTCTGGCGCCCGCACGGCCATCGGCTCTTTTGGTGGTGGCCTGTCCTCGCTGCGTCCGGCCGAACTTGGCACCATCGTGATGAAGGCTGCGATCGAGCGCGCCGGCATTTCGGCGGACAAGGTCCAGAACGTGGTCGTCGGCACGGTCGTATCGACCCAGCCCAAGGACGCCTATGTCAGCCGCGTTGCTGCGGTAAACGCCGGTGTGCCGATCAGCGCTCCTGCGATGAATGTCAATCGCCTGTGCGGTTCGGGTCTCCAGGCCATCGTTTCGGCAGCGCAGGGCATTGCTCTTGGCGAACATGACATTGCCATCGGTGCCGGTGCGGAATCGATGTCGAACGCGCCGCACATGACCAGCGCCGGCCGCAATGGCGTGAAGATGGGCAATCTGGTGTTCGAAGACGCAATGCTGGGCGCCTTGCACGATCCGTTCGAAGGCTTCCACATGGGCATCACCGCGGAAAACGTGGCTGAACGCTGTTCGATCTCGCGCGAAGATCAGGATGCGCTGGCCGTGGAAAGCCAGAAGCGCGCAGCCGCTGCCATCGCCAACGGCTATTTCAAGGACCAGATCGTCCCGGTCGAGATCAAGACCCGCAAGGGTACTGTCGTTTTCGATACGGACGAACACGTTCGCGCCGATGCCAACCTTGAAGCGATGGCCGCGCTGAAGCCGGTGTTCAAGAAGGACGGCACGGTTACGGCGGGCAATGCCTCCGGTCTCAACGATGGCGCGGGCGCGGTCGTGCTGGCCAGCGGCGAAGCGGTGGCCGAACACGGCCTGAAGCCGATGGCAAAGATCCTCGGCTGGGGCCACGCCGGGCTTGAGCCGGAACTGATGGGGCTGGGTCCGGTCAAGGCGGTGCCTGTCGCGCTCAAGCGCGCTGGCCTGACGCTTGACCAGATCGATGTGATCGAAGCGAATGAGGCCTTTGCCGCGCAGGCTTGTGGCGTCGCCAAGGAACTGGGCTTCGACGCGGTCAAGACCAACCCCAACGGATCGGGCATTTCGCTGGGCCACCCCATCGGCGGCACGGGCGCGATCCTGACCATCAAGATGATCTACGAATTGCAGCGCACCGGCGGCAAATATGGCCTGATCACCATGTGCATCGGCGGCGGTCAGGGCATCGCCATGGTTGTCGAGAGGGTTTGA
- the mce gene encoding methylmalonyl-CoA epimerase, with product MKLGRLNHVGVATPDIDASIAFYRDVMGASDITEPFVLESQQVRVCFVNTPGENGTAGTQIELIQPTSPDSAVGKWLAANPLGGQHHLCYEVPDIHAAKARFESMGKRVLGEPRIGAHGTLIFFVHPKDMGGQLTEIMEVPEGGH from the coding sequence ATGAAACTCGGCCGCCTCAACCACGTCGGCGTTGCCACGCCGGATATCGACGCTTCGATCGCCTTCTACCGCGATGTGATGGGGGCTTCGGACATCACCGAACCGTTTGTGCTGGAAAGCCAGCAGGTCCGCGTCTGCTTCGTCAATACGCCGGGTGAGAATGGCACGGCGGGTACGCAGATCGAACTGATCCAGCCGACCAGCCCGGACAGCGCGGTGGGCAAATGGCTCGCCGCCAACCCTTTGGGCGGCCAGCACCACCTTTGCTACGAAGTGCCTGATATTCACGCGGCCAAGGCGCGGTTTGAAAGCATGGGCAAGCGCGTGCTGGGCGAACCCCGCATCGGTGCACACGGCACGCTGATCTTCTTCGTTCACCCCAAGGACATGGGCGGACAACTGACCGAGATCATGGAAGTGCCCGAAGGCGGGCATTGA
- the scpA gene encoding methylmalonyl-CoA mutase gives MSDKTLADWQAAAAKEVKGKDLTWATPEGIAVKPLYTAEDVTVEPGLPGFAPFTRGVRASMYAGRPWTIRQYAGFSTAEESNAFYRRNLAAGQKGLSVAFDLATHRGYDSDHPRVTGDVGKAGVAIDSVEDMKILFDGIPLDQMSVSMTMNGAVIPILAFFIVAGEEQGVDRKLLDGTIQNDILKEFMVRNTYIYPPEPSMRIISDIFGYTSREMPKFNSISISGYHMQEAGATQVQELAFTIADGMEYVKYGVASGLDIDKFAGRLSFFFAIGMNFFMEVAKLRAARVLWHRVMTKLGAQDERSKMLRTHCQTSGVSLQEQDPYNNVIRTTIEAMAAMLGGTQSLHTNALDEAIALPTDFSARIARNTQIVIQEETGMCNVVDPLGGSYYIESLTQELVDKAWEIIERVESEGGMAKAVAAGWPKAMIEEAAAGRQARVDRGEDVIVGVNKYRLASEDLLETLDIDNDKVRQGQIARLKWVRESRDETKCRAALNALTEGAKTGGNLLELAVEAARHRATLGEISDAMELVFGRHGTFPTPVKGVYGSAYAGDSRYNQVVEGVEAVGRRLGRTPRMLVAKMGQDGHDRGANVIASAFGDMGFDVTSGPLFQTPEEAAKLALEKDVDAIGASSLAAGHKTLIPELIGHLRAAGRSDIKVVAGGVIPPQDYDFLREAGVQGIYGPGTNVVEAAADMLRLLGHNMPPSDA, from the coding sequence ATGAGCGACAAGACACTGGCAGACTGGCAGGCAGCCGCCGCAAAGGAAGTCAAGGGCAAGGATCTGACTTGGGCCACGCCGGAAGGCATCGCCGTCAAGCCGCTCTATACCGCCGAGGACGTCACCGTTGAACCCGGTCTGCCGGGATTTGCGCCGTTTACGCGCGGTGTTCGCGCCTCGATGTATGCGGGCCGTCCGTGGACCATCCGCCAGTACGCCGGTTTCTCCACCGCCGAGGAATCCAACGCCTTCTACCGTCGCAACCTCGCAGCGGGCCAGAAAGGCCTCTCGGTCGCGTTCGACCTTGCCACCCACCGGGGTTATGATTCCGATCATCCGCGCGTAACCGGCGATGTCGGCAAGGCGGGCGTCGCCATCGACAGCGTTGAGGATATGAAGATCCTGTTCGACGGCATTCCGCTCGATCAGATGTCGGTCTCGATGACCATGAACGGCGCGGTGATCCCGATCCTGGCGTTCTTCATTGTCGCGGGCGAGGAACAGGGGGTCGATCGCAAGCTGCTTGACGGGACCATCCAGAACGACATTCTCAAGGAGTTCATGGTCCGCAACACCTATATCTACCCGCCCGAACCCTCGATGCGGATCATCTCGGACATCTTCGGCTATACCAGCCGCGAAATGCCCAAGTTCAACAGCATTTCGATTTCCGGCTATCACATGCAGGAAGCGGGCGCGACGCAGGTTCAGGAACTCGCGTTCACCATCGCTGACGGCATGGAATACGTGAAATACGGCGTGGCATCAGGCCTCGACATCGACAAGTTCGCCGGGCGCCTGTCGTTCTTCTTTGCCATCGGCATGAACTTCTTCATGGAAGTGGCCAAGCTGCGCGCCGCGCGCGTGTTGTGGCACCGCGTGATGACCAAGCTGGGCGCGCAGGACGAACGCAGCAAGATGCTGCGCACCCACTGCCAGACTTCGGGCGTCAGCTTGCAGGAGCAAGACCCCTACAACAACGTCATCCGCACCACGATCGAGGCGATGGCCGCGATGCTGGGTGGCACGCAGTCGCTCCACACCAACGCGCTGGATGAAGCCATCGCGCTGCCGACCGACTTTTCCGCCCGCATCGCGCGCAACACGCAGATCGTGATTCAGGAAGAGACGGGCATGTGCAACGTGGTCGATCCGCTGGGCGGGTCGTACTACATCGAGAGCCTGACGCAGGAACTGGTCGACAAGGCGTGGGAGATCATCGAACGCGTCGAGAGCGAAGGCGGCATGGCCAAGGCCGTGGCCGCTGGCTGGCCCAAGGCGATGATCGAGGAAGCCGCTGCTGGACGGCAGGCCCGCGTCGACCGTGGCGAGGACGTGATCGTCGGCGTCAACAAGTATCGTCTTGCCAGCGAAGACCTGCTCGAAACGCTCGACATCGATAACGACAAGGTCCGTCAGGGCCAGATCGCCCGCCTCAAGTGGGTGCGCGAGAGCCGCGACGAGACCAAGTGTCGCGCTGCGCTGAACGCCCTCACCGAAGGCGCGAAGACCGGCGGCAACCTGCTCGAACTCGCAGTCGAAGCCGCGCGTCACCGCGCCACGCTGGGCGAAATCTCCGATGCGATGGAACTGGTGTTCGGCCGCCACGGCACGTTCCCCACCCCGGTCAAGGGCGTCTATGGTTCGGCCTATGCCGGTGACAGCCGTTACAATCAGGTGGTCGAGGGCGTCGAAGCCGTCGGTCGCCGCCTCGGCCGCACCCCGCGCATGCTTGTCGCCAAGATGGGGCAGGACGGCCACGATCGCGGCGCCAATGTGATCGCTTCGGCCTTCGGCGACATGGGCTTTGACGTAACCAGCGGCCCGCTGTTCCAGACGCCTGAAGAAGCCGCCAAACTGGCGCTCGAAAAGGACGTGGACGCCATCGGCGCGTCGTCACTCGCTGCCGGGCACAAGACGCTGATCCCCGAACTGATCGGGCACCTGCGCGCGGCTGGTCGCAGCGATATCAAGGTCGTCGCAGGTGGTGTGATCCCGCCGCAGGACTACGATTTCCTGCGCGAAGCGGGGGTGCAGGGCATCTACGGTCCGGGCACCAACGTGGTGGAAGCCGCGGCTGACATGCTGCGGTTGCTTGGGCACAACATGCCGCCTTCGGACGCTTGA
- a CDS encoding acetyl/propionyl/methylcrotonyl-CoA carboxylase subunit alpha: MFKKILIANRGEIACRVIKTARRMGIQTVAVYSDADARAPFVQMADEAVHIGPAPAAQSYLIADKIIAAAKQTGADAVHPGYGFLSERTSFAEALAAEGIAFVGPPVNAIAAMGDKIESKKLALKAGVNVVPGFVGEIDDTEHAVRISEEIGYPVMMKASAGGGGKGMRLAYTEKDVREGFEATKREGLNSFGDDRVFIEKFILNPRHIEIQILGDKHGNILYLNERECSIQRRHQKVVEEAPSPFVTPKMRKAMGEQCVALARAVGYYSAGTVELIVSGADPTGESFYFLEMNTRLQVEHPVTEAITGVDLVEQMIRVAYGEKLAMTQDDVKIDGWAIENRVYAEDPYRGFLPSTGRLIRYNPPVAGWEDDGAENGRRGIDGVRVDDGVYEGGEVSMFYDPMIAKLITWGKTRDEAADKQIAALDAFEIEGLGHNIDFVSAIMQHPRFRSGELTTGFIAEEYPEGFHGAATSDELKQTLAALAGFLATARSDRARRVDQQLGDELDPPYEWAVKIGDSTFAVTLDEDEVTVDGKAIDLALEYTPGDRVVHCEIDDRPLSVKVEPTRSGFKLTTRGAIHAVQVLPAHIAPYTQHMIEKIPPDLSKFLICPMPGLLVTLNVGVGDPVEAGQPLAVVEAMKMENILRAEKSGKVKAVNAKAGDSLAVDAIILEME; the protein is encoded by the coding sequence GTGTTCAAGAAAATCCTCATCGCCAACCGTGGCGAAATTGCTTGCCGCGTTATCAAGACCGCGCGCCGGATGGGTATCCAGACCGTCGCGGTCTATTCGGATGCCGATGCCCGCGCGCCATTTGTGCAGATGGCGGACGAAGCCGTGCATATCGGGCCTGCGCCTGCCGCGCAAAGCTACCTGATTGCGGACAAGATCATCGCGGCAGCCAAGCAGACGGGCGCGGACGCGGTCCATCCCGGCTATGGCTTCCTGTCTGAGCGCACCTCGTTCGCAGAGGCGCTGGCCGCTGAAGGCATCGCGTTTGTCGGGCCTCCGGTGAACGCGATTGCCGCGATGGGCGACAAGATCGAATCCAAGAAGCTGGCCCTGAAGGCTGGCGTCAACGTCGTGCCCGGTTTCGTCGGCGAGATCGACGATACCGAACACGCCGTACGGATTTCGGAAGAAATCGGCTATCCGGTGATGATGAAGGCATCGGCGGGCGGCGGCGGCAAGGGTATGCGCCTTGCCTATACCGAAAAGGATGTGCGCGAGGGCTTCGAAGCTACCAAGCGCGAGGGGCTGAACTCCTTCGGCGATGACCGCGTGTTCATCGAGAAGTTCATCCTTAATCCGCGCCACATCGAAATCCAGATCCTGGGCGACAAGCACGGGAACATTCTGTACCTGAACGAGCGAGAATGCTCGATCCAGCGCCGCCACCAGAAGGTGGTGGAAGAAGCGCCATCGCCCTTCGTCACACCCAAGATGCGCAAGGCGATGGGCGAACAGTGCGTCGCGCTGGCCCGCGCGGTCGGCTACTATTCGGCAGGCACGGTGGAACTGATCGTTTCGGGTGCTGACCCGACGGGCGAAAGCTTCTACTTCCTCGAAATGAACACCCGCCTGCAGGTGGAGCATCCCGTCACCGAGGCCATCACCGGCGTCGATCTGGTCGAGCAGATGATCCGCGTTGCCTATGGCGAAAAGCTGGCCATGACGCAGGACGACGTGAAGATCGATGGCTGGGCCATCGAGAACCGCGTCTATGCCGAAGACCCCTATCGCGGCTTCCTGCCCTCGACCGGACGCCTGATCCGCTACAACCCGCCGGTCGCCGGTTGGGAAGATGACGGTGCGGAAAATGGCCGCCGCGGCATCGATGGTGTGCGCGTGGACGATGGCGTCTATGAAGGCGGCGAAGTGTCGATGTTCTACGATCCGATGATCGCCAAGCTGATCACCTGGGGCAAGACGCGCGACGAAGCGGCCGACAAGCAGATTGCCGCGCTCGACGCATTCGAGATCGAAGGGCTTGGCCACAACATCGATTTCGTCAGCGCGATCATGCAGCACCCGCGCTTCCGTTCGGGCGAATTGACCACCGGCTTTATTGCCGAGGAATACCCTGAAGGGTTCCACGGCGCGGCAACGTCCGACGAACTGAAGCAGACGCTGGCGGCGCTGGCAGGCTTCCTTGCTACCGCCCGTTCTGACCGCGCCCGCCGCGTCGATCAGCAACTGGGCGATGAACTGGACCCGCCGTACGAGTGGGCGGTGAAGATCGGCGACAGCACTTTTGCGGTCACGCTCGATGAAGATGAAGTGACGGTCGATGGTAAGGCAATCGACCTTGCGCTCGAATACACGCCGGGCGATCGCGTGGTTCATTGCGAGATCGATGACAGGCCCTTGTCGGTAAAGGTCGAACCCACCCGATCCGGTTTCAAGCTGACCACGCGCGGCGCGATCCATGCCGTGCAGGTACTGCCGGCCCACATCGCGCCCTACACGCAGCACATGATCGAAAAGATCCCGCCCGATCTTTCGAAATTCCTGATCTGTCCGATGCCGGGGCTGCTCGTCACGCTCAATGTTGGCGTTGGCGATCCGGTGGAAGCCGGTCAGCCGCTCGCGGTTGTAGAGGCGATGAAGATGGAAAACATCCTGCGCGCCGAAAAATCAGGCAAGGTCAAGGCGGTCAACGCCAAGGCCGGCGACAGCCTGGCAGTGGACGCGATCATCCTCGAAATGGAATGA
- a CDS encoding cytochrome c family protein translates to MAKFTRAVVVLGVAVSALAGAAVAAPPKGDPVLGKKVFMRCVACHTVTPSTAVKMGPNLAGVVGRKAAAAPGFKYSAAMKKANLKWDDATLDKWLTKPSALVPGTSMAFAGVPNPAERAALIAYMRKPVP, encoded by the coding sequence ATGGCAAAGTTTACGCGTGCAGTGGTTGTGTTGGGTGTTGCGGTTTCGGCCCTGGCAGGCGCGGCGGTGGCCGCCCCGCCCAAGGGTGACCCTGTGCTCGGCAAGAAAGTGTTCATGCGCTGTGTGGCCTGCCACACGGTAACGCCAAGCACGGCGGTGAAGATGGGTCCTAACCTTGCAGGCGTGGTGGGCCGCAAGGCAGCGGCAGCGCCCGGATTCAAATATTCGGCGGCGATGAAGAAGGCCAACCTCAAGTGGGATGATGCCACGCTCGACAAGTGGCTGACCAAGCCTTCGGCGCTCGTCCCCGGCACGTCGATGGCATTTGCGGGTGTGCCCAATCCGGCAGAGCGCGCTGCGCTGATCGCCTATATGCGCAAGCCAGTGCCCTGA